The following proteins are co-located in the Nomia melanderi isolate GNS246 chromosome 1, iyNomMela1, whole genome shotgun sequence genome:
- the LOC116433287 gene encoding uncharacterized protein LOC116433287 isoform X5: MNECIYVVYSRMSIVLPNVIQLVTDLYLLREMEIKKINSSLNENMRRGVNASTTREDLSEILHKLQDYKHPKLSIGMFFEFMKVAYQVSDNSKNITTMFTTDNKFDWDKLAKIDIHLETPSYNTIHEKCVDNGVTSEKKNLVPESLLETYNMNLQNSTYSVTSSNTEIDHQQTSSYDKNLMVDTENCNKVTETLSCLDESQVTRSTDATENLLINLMKTNLSDILHEGLLDSVLPYMIPKSTVSQPIIKKTIINSEIKKCNSVSNNIDTKVATSLTHKEKEKDKSKINKRSMENEVEIHVCDEEKNIKKNFHCPQKLLIQKMRYFADVTAGQKLEEIDISVHCDIVIFDWLMRWVKKDTMKKSEWPILEPSNVIPIMVSASFLQMEPLLENCLQYCHDNMSDILKTSTILTCLDDNLLTRLVEKFTNEDVEGLKDKKDKIQSKLFCKLIISLAAVMPDNRKGHYSSLATLFKCSKCGKSIIQSVSNHVPCIASAMVIDNHGNIHSKHIRDLSWSLNDYIINLRTELRSWRKVYWRLWGDCHFLFCTQCNVYFPIHQIDWCCCHAEPPQFFINEQQRPMPFPLGRYPCCSQRAYRFEVLPNREGCRYREHIPDVRAQKDINILNIFSVHREVIAMEPPQLFFPEKITRLVTRDVSLQSGKLTCQNVMWKNMEWNRTSTVISSTGCTEDVTKKLSTSFSYN; encoded by the exons ATGAATGAATGTATATATGTGGTATACTCACGTATGTCAATAGTGTTACCTAATGTGATTCAGCTTGTCACCG ATCTCTATTTACTTAGAGAAatggaaataaagaaaattaatagttctttaaatgaaaatatgcgCAGAGGAGTAAATGCTTCAACCACTAGAGAAG ATTTATCGGAAATACTTCACAAACTTCAAGATTACAAACATCCCAAATTGTCGATCGGAATGTTTTTTGAATTTATGAAAGTTGCATACCAAGTCAGTGATAACTCTAAGAATATAACTACAATGTTCACGACGGACAATAAATTCGATTGGGATAAATTAGCGAAAATTGATATACATTTAGAAACGCCAAGTTATAATACAATTCATGAGAAATGCGTTGATAATGGTGTTACAAGTGAAAAGAAAAATCTTGTACCAGAGTCGTTGCTTGAAACATATAATATGAATCTTCAAAATTCTACGTACTCTGTTACATCTTCAAACACGGAGATCGACCATCAACAGACATCTAGCTACGATAAAAATTTAATGGTCGATactgaaaattgtaataaagttaCAGAAACATTATCATGTTTGGACGAATCGCAGGTTACTAGATCTACAGATGCAACGGAGAATCTTTTAATAAATCTCATGAAAACAAATTTGAGCGATATATTGCACGAAGGTTTATTAGATTCTGTGTTACCGTACATGATTCCGAAGTCTACAGTATCGCAacctattattaaaaaaacaattataaatagtGAAATTAAGAAATGTAATTCAGTAAGCAATAATATTGATACAAAAGTGGCCACAAGCCTAACGcataaagaaaaggaaaaagataaaagcaaaataaataaaagatcaatGGA AAATGAAGTGGAAATTCATGTTTGCgatgaagaaaaaaatattaaaaagaattttcattgtcCACAAAAACTTCTTATTCAAAAAATGCGTTATTTTGCTGATGTTACGGCTGGGCAGAAATTAGAAGAGATCGACATATCTGTACATTGTGATATTGTAATATTCGATTGGCTAATGAGGTGGGTAAAGAAAGATACAATGAAGAAATCCGAATGGCCAATTTTGGAACCAAGTAATGTCATTCCGATAATGGTCTCTGCATCCTTCTTACAAATGGAACCACTTTTGGAGAATTGCTTGCAGTATTGTCACGATAACATGTCCGACATATTGAAAACATCAACAATTTTAACTTGTTTAGACGACAATCTTCTTACAAG attGGTAGAAAAGTTTACGAACGAAGATGTGGAAGGATTAAAAGACAAGAAAGATAAAATTCAGAGTAAATTATTCTGCAAATTGATCATATCGCTAGCAGCAGTAATGCCGGACAACAGAAAAGGACATTATAGTTCTTTAGCTACGTTATTTAAATGTAGTAAATGTGGGAAAAGTATTATCCAATCTGTTTCTAATCATGTACCATGTATCGCAAGTGCAATGGTAATCGATAATCACGGAAATATACATAGTAAACACATACG AGATTTGTCGTGGAGTTTGAACGATTATATCATTAATCTTCGAACCGAGTTACGTTCCTGGCGTAAAGTTTATTGGAGATTATGGGGTGActgtcattttttattttgtacacaATGCAACGTGTACTTTCCAATTCATCAAATTGATTGGTGCTGTTGCCACGCAGAACCTCCACAGTTTTTTATTAATGAACAGCAAAGACCCATGCCGTTCCCCTTAGGAAGATACCCGTGTTGTAGTCAACGAGCATACAGATTTGAAGTATTGCCAAATCGTGAAGGTTGTAGGTACAGG GAACATATTCCAGACGTACGCGCACAGAaggatataaatatattgaacattttctctGTACACAGAGAAGTAATAGCGATGGAACCACCACAACTATTTTTTCCAGAAAAAATTACAAGATTAGTGACTCGTGATGTGTCTCTTCAATCTGGAAAACTGACGTGTCAAAATGTGATGTG GAAAAATATGGAGTGGAACAGGACTTCGACGGTTATCTCAAGCACAGGATGCACAGAAGACGTCACTAAGAAATTATCGACAAGTTTCTCTTACAACTGA
- the LOC116433287 gene encoding uncharacterized protein LOC116433287 isoform X2, whose translation MEIKKINSSLNENMRRGVNASTTREDLSEILHKLQDYKHPKLSIGMFFEFMKVAYQVSDNSKNITTMFTTDNKFDWDKLAKIDIHLETPSYNTIHEKCVDNGVTSEKKNLVPESLLETYNMNLQNSTYSVTSSNTEIDHQQTSSYDKNLMVDTENCNKVTETLSCLDESQVTRSTDATENLLINLMKTNLSDILHEGLLDSVLPYMIPKSTVSQPIIKKTIINSEIKKCNSVSNNIDTKVATSLTHKEKEKDKSKINKRSMENEVEIHVCDEEKNIKKNFHCPQKLLIQKMRYFADVTAGQKLEEIDISVHCDIVIFDWLMRWVKKDTMKKSEWPILEPSNVIPIMVSASFLQMEPLLENCLQYCHDNMSDILKTSTILTCLDDNLLTRLVEKFTNEDVEGLKDKKDKIQSKLFCKLIISLAAVMPDNRKGHYSSLATLFKCSKCGKSIIQSVSNHVPCIASAMVIDNHGNIHSKHIRDLSWSLNDYIINLRTELRSWRKVYWRLWGDCHFLFCTQCNVYFPIHQIDWCCCHAEPPQFFINEQQRPMPFPLGRYPCCSQRAYRFEVLPNREGCRYREHIPDVRAQKDINILNIFSVHREVIAMEPPQLFFPEKITRLVTRDVSLQSGKLTCQNVMWWVGLELAPQRPRFGLLGKIWSGTGLRRLSQAQDAQKTSLRNYRQVSLTTDVLSLTSSVTDSEEDDVITIDEDYSIDEESYNSEESHSWSTLRSKNKNKKKPKNQILNHGRSWNNDLSVRHNQDNQREFEEKASTQMVALLTKRVSADSPLLLKSLSKHSRKRTKLNGGTYTKLEAEFRDQLNQCYKNKNMAGKYFLRMKSTKL comes from the exons atggaaataaagaaaattaatagttctttaaatgaaaatatgcgCAGAGGAGTAAATGCTTCAACCACTAGAGAAG ATTTATCGGAAATACTTCACAAACTTCAAGATTACAAACATCCCAAATTGTCGATCGGAATGTTTTTTGAATTTATGAAAGTTGCATACCAAGTCAGTGATAACTCTAAGAATATAACTACAATGTTCACGACGGACAATAAATTCGATTGGGATAAATTAGCGAAAATTGATATACATTTAGAAACGCCAAGTTATAATACAATTCATGAGAAATGCGTTGATAATGGTGTTACAAGTGAAAAGAAAAATCTTGTACCAGAGTCGTTGCTTGAAACATATAATATGAATCTTCAAAATTCTACGTACTCTGTTACATCTTCAAACACGGAGATCGACCATCAACAGACATCTAGCTACGATAAAAATTTAATGGTCGATactgaaaattgtaataaagttaCAGAAACATTATCATGTTTGGACGAATCGCAGGTTACTAGATCTACAGATGCAACGGAGAATCTTTTAATAAATCTCATGAAAACAAATTTGAGCGATATATTGCACGAAGGTTTATTAGATTCTGTGTTACCGTACATGATTCCGAAGTCTACAGTATCGCAacctattattaaaaaaacaattataaatagtGAAATTAAGAAATGTAATTCAGTAAGCAATAATATTGATACAAAAGTGGCCACAAGCCTAACGcataaagaaaaggaaaaagataaaagcaaaataaataaaagatcaatGGA AAATGAAGTGGAAATTCATGTTTGCgatgaagaaaaaaatattaaaaagaattttcattgtcCACAAAAACTTCTTATTCAAAAAATGCGTTATTTTGCTGATGTTACGGCTGGGCAGAAATTAGAAGAGATCGACATATCTGTACATTGTGATATTGTAATATTCGATTGGCTAATGAGGTGGGTAAAGAAAGATACAATGAAGAAATCCGAATGGCCAATTTTGGAACCAAGTAATGTCATTCCGATAATGGTCTCTGCATCCTTCTTACAAATGGAACCACTTTTGGAGAATTGCTTGCAGTATTGTCACGATAACATGTCCGACATATTGAAAACATCAACAATTTTAACTTGTTTAGACGACAATCTTCTTACAAG attGGTAGAAAAGTTTACGAACGAAGATGTGGAAGGATTAAAAGACAAGAAAGATAAAATTCAGAGTAAATTATTCTGCAAATTGATCATATCGCTAGCAGCAGTAATGCCGGACAACAGAAAAGGACATTATAGTTCTTTAGCTACGTTATTTAAATGTAGTAAATGTGGGAAAAGTATTATCCAATCTGTTTCTAATCATGTACCATGTATCGCAAGTGCAATGGTAATCGATAATCACGGAAATATACATAGTAAACACATACG AGATTTGTCGTGGAGTTTGAACGATTATATCATTAATCTTCGAACCGAGTTACGTTCCTGGCGTAAAGTTTATTGGAGATTATGGGGTGActgtcattttttattttgtacacaATGCAACGTGTACTTTCCAATTCATCAAATTGATTGGTGCTGTTGCCACGCAGAACCTCCACAGTTTTTTATTAATGAACAGCAAAGACCCATGCCGTTCCCCTTAGGAAGATACCCGTGTTGTAGTCAACGAGCATACAGATTTGAAGTATTGCCAAATCGTGAAGGTTGTAGGTACAGG GAACATATTCCAGACGTACGCGCACAGAaggatataaatatattgaacattttctctGTACACAGAGAAGTAATAGCGATGGAACCACCACAACTATTTTTTCCAGAAAAAATTACAAGATTAGTGACTCGTGATGTGTCTCTTCAATCTGGAAAACTGACGTGTCAAAATGTGATGTGGTGGGTTGGTTTAGAACTTGCTCCGCAACGACCAAGATTTGGACTTTTAG GAAAAATATGGAGTGGAACAGGACTTCGACGGTTATCTCAAGCACAGGATGCACAGAAGACGTCACTAAGAAATTATCGACAAGTTTCTCTTACAACTGATGTTTTATCCCTTACGTCTTCAGTCACTGACAGCGAAGAAGACGATGTGATTACTATTGATGAAGATTATAGTATCGACGAAGAGTCGTATAACAGTGAAGAATCACATTCATGGTCCACCTTAagatcaaaaaataaaaataaaaagaagccAAAGAATCAAATTCT GAACCATGGACGATCTTGGAATAATGATTTAAGCGTGAGACATAATCAAGATAATCAGAGAGAGTTCGAAGAAAAAGCTAGTACGCAAATGGTAGCACTATTAACGAAAAGGGTATCCGCAGACTCtcctttattattaaaatcattgagTAAACACAGTCGTAAGAGAACTAAATTGAATG gtGGAACTTATACAAAACTGGAAGCAGAGTTTCGCGACCAATTAAATCAGTgttacaaaaacaaaaatatggCAGGAAAATACTTTTTACGTATGAAAtcaactaaattataa
- the LOC116433287 gene encoding uncharacterized protein LOC116433287 isoform X3, translating into MNECIYVVYSRMSIVLPNVIQLVTDLSEILHKLQDYKHPKLSIGMFFEFMKVAYQVSDNSKNITTMFTTDNKFDWDKLAKIDIHLETPSYNTIHEKCVDNGVTSEKKNLVPESLLETYNMNLQNSTYSVTSSNTEIDHQQTSSYDKNLMVDTENCNKVTETLSCLDESQVTRSTDATENLLINLMKTNLSDILHEGLLDSVLPYMIPKSTVSQPIIKKTIINSEIKKCNSVSNNIDTKVATSLTHKEKEKDKSKINKRSMENEVEIHVCDEEKNIKKNFHCPQKLLIQKMRYFADVTAGQKLEEIDISVHCDIVIFDWLMRWVKKDTMKKSEWPILEPSNVIPIMVSASFLQMEPLLENCLQYCHDNMSDILKTSTILTCLDDNLLTRLVEKFTNEDVEGLKDKKDKIQSKLFCKLIISLAAVMPDNRKGHYSSLATLFKCSKCGKSIIQSVSNHVPCIASAMVIDNHGNIHSKHIRDLSWSLNDYIINLRTELRSWRKVYWRLWGDCHFLFCTQCNVYFPIHQIDWCCCHAEPPQFFINEQQRPMPFPLGRYPCCSQRAYRFEVLPNREGCRYREHIPDVRAQKDINILNIFSVHREVIAMEPPQLFFPEKITRLVTRDVSLQSGKLTCQNVMWWVGLELAPQRPRFGLLGKIWSGTGLRRLSQAQDAQKTSLRNYRQVSLTTDVLSLTSSVTDSEEDDVITIDEDYSIDEESYNSEESHSWSTLRSKNKNKKKPKNQILNHGRSWNNDLSVRHNQDNQREFEEKASTQMVALLTKRVSADSPLLLKSLSKHSRKRTKLNGGTYTKLEAEFRDQLNQCYKNKNMAGKYFLRMKSTKL; encoded by the exons ATGAATGAATGTATATATGTGGTATACTCACGTATGTCAATAGTGTTACCTAATGTGATTCAGCTTGTCACCG ATTTATCGGAAATACTTCACAAACTTCAAGATTACAAACATCCCAAATTGTCGATCGGAATGTTTTTTGAATTTATGAAAGTTGCATACCAAGTCAGTGATAACTCTAAGAATATAACTACAATGTTCACGACGGACAATAAATTCGATTGGGATAAATTAGCGAAAATTGATATACATTTAGAAACGCCAAGTTATAATACAATTCATGAGAAATGCGTTGATAATGGTGTTACAAGTGAAAAGAAAAATCTTGTACCAGAGTCGTTGCTTGAAACATATAATATGAATCTTCAAAATTCTACGTACTCTGTTACATCTTCAAACACGGAGATCGACCATCAACAGACATCTAGCTACGATAAAAATTTAATGGTCGATactgaaaattgtaataaagttaCAGAAACATTATCATGTTTGGACGAATCGCAGGTTACTAGATCTACAGATGCAACGGAGAATCTTTTAATAAATCTCATGAAAACAAATTTGAGCGATATATTGCACGAAGGTTTATTAGATTCTGTGTTACCGTACATGATTCCGAAGTCTACAGTATCGCAacctattattaaaaaaacaattataaatagtGAAATTAAGAAATGTAATTCAGTAAGCAATAATATTGATACAAAAGTGGCCACAAGCCTAACGcataaagaaaaggaaaaagataaaagcaaaataaataaaagatcaatGGA AAATGAAGTGGAAATTCATGTTTGCgatgaagaaaaaaatattaaaaagaattttcattgtcCACAAAAACTTCTTATTCAAAAAATGCGTTATTTTGCTGATGTTACGGCTGGGCAGAAATTAGAAGAGATCGACATATCTGTACATTGTGATATTGTAATATTCGATTGGCTAATGAGGTGGGTAAAGAAAGATACAATGAAGAAATCCGAATGGCCAATTTTGGAACCAAGTAATGTCATTCCGATAATGGTCTCTGCATCCTTCTTACAAATGGAACCACTTTTGGAGAATTGCTTGCAGTATTGTCACGATAACATGTCCGACATATTGAAAACATCAACAATTTTAACTTGTTTAGACGACAATCTTCTTACAAG attGGTAGAAAAGTTTACGAACGAAGATGTGGAAGGATTAAAAGACAAGAAAGATAAAATTCAGAGTAAATTATTCTGCAAATTGATCATATCGCTAGCAGCAGTAATGCCGGACAACAGAAAAGGACATTATAGTTCTTTAGCTACGTTATTTAAATGTAGTAAATGTGGGAAAAGTATTATCCAATCTGTTTCTAATCATGTACCATGTATCGCAAGTGCAATGGTAATCGATAATCACGGAAATATACATAGTAAACACATACG AGATTTGTCGTGGAGTTTGAACGATTATATCATTAATCTTCGAACCGAGTTACGTTCCTGGCGTAAAGTTTATTGGAGATTATGGGGTGActgtcattttttattttgtacacaATGCAACGTGTACTTTCCAATTCATCAAATTGATTGGTGCTGTTGCCACGCAGAACCTCCACAGTTTTTTATTAATGAACAGCAAAGACCCATGCCGTTCCCCTTAGGAAGATACCCGTGTTGTAGTCAACGAGCATACAGATTTGAAGTATTGCCAAATCGTGAAGGTTGTAGGTACAGG GAACATATTCCAGACGTACGCGCACAGAaggatataaatatattgaacattttctctGTACACAGAGAAGTAATAGCGATGGAACCACCACAACTATTTTTTCCAGAAAAAATTACAAGATTAGTGACTCGTGATGTGTCTCTTCAATCTGGAAAACTGACGTGTCAAAATGTGATGTGGTGGGTTGGTTTAGAACTTGCTCCGCAACGACCAAGATTTGGACTTTTAG GAAAAATATGGAGTGGAACAGGACTTCGACGGTTATCTCAAGCACAGGATGCACAGAAGACGTCACTAAGAAATTATCGACAAGTTTCTCTTACAACTGATGTTTTATCCCTTACGTCTTCAGTCACTGACAGCGAAGAAGACGATGTGATTACTATTGATGAAGATTATAGTATCGACGAAGAGTCGTATAACAGTGAAGAATCACATTCATGGTCCACCTTAagatcaaaaaataaaaataaaaagaagccAAAGAATCAAATTCT GAACCATGGACGATCTTGGAATAATGATTTAAGCGTGAGACATAATCAAGATAATCAGAGAGAGTTCGAAGAAAAAGCTAGTACGCAAATGGTAGCACTATTAACGAAAAGGGTATCCGCAGACTCtcctttattattaaaatcattgagTAAACACAGTCGTAAGAGAACTAAATTGAATG gtGGAACTTATACAAAACTGGAAGCAGAGTTTCGCGACCAATTAAATCAGTgttacaaaaacaaaaatatggCAGGAAAATACTTTTTACGTATGAAAtcaactaaattataa
- the LOC116433287 gene encoding uncharacterized protein LOC116433287 isoform X1: MNECIYVVYSRMSIVLPNVIQLVTDLYLLREMEIKKINSSLNENMRRGVNASTTREDLSEILHKLQDYKHPKLSIGMFFEFMKVAYQVSDNSKNITTMFTTDNKFDWDKLAKIDIHLETPSYNTIHEKCVDNGVTSEKKNLVPESLLETYNMNLQNSTYSVTSSNTEIDHQQTSSYDKNLMVDTENCNKVTETLSCLDESQVTRSTDATENLLINLMKTNLSDILHEGLLDSVLPYMIPKSTVSQPIIKKTIINSEIKKCNSVSNNIDTKVATSLTHKEKEKDKSKINKRSMENEVEIHVCDEEKNIKKNFHCPQKLLIQKMRYFADVTAGQKLEEIDISVHCDIVIFDWLMRWVKKDTMKKSEWPILEPSNVIPIMVSASFLQMEPLLENCLQYCHDNMSDILKTSTILTCLDDNLLTRLVEKFTNEDVEGLKDKKDKIQSKLFCKLIISLAAVMPDNRKGHYSSLATLFKCSKCGKSIIQSVSNHVPCIASAMVIDNHGNIHSKHIRDLSWSLNDYIINLRTELRSWRKVYWRLWGDCHFLFCTQCNVYFPIHQIDWCCCHAEPPQFFINEQQRPMPFPLGRYPCCSQRAYRFEVLPNREGCRYREHIPDVRAQKDINILNIFSVHREVIAMEPPQLFFPEKITRLVTRDVSLQSGKLTCQNVMWWVGLELAPQRPRFGLLGKIWSGTGLRRLSQAQDAQKTSLRNYRQVSLTTDVLSLTSSVTDSEEDDVITIDEDYSIDEESYNSEESHSWSTLRSKNKNKKKPKNQILNHGRSWNNDLSVRHNQDNQREFEEKASTQMVALLTKRVSADSPLLLKSLSKHSRKRTKLNGGTYTKLEAEFRDQLNQCYKNKNMAGKYFLRMKSTKL; the protein is encoded by the exons ATGAATGAATGTATATATGTGGTATACTCACGTATGTCAATAGTGTTACCTAATGTGATTCAGCTTGTCACCG ATCTCTATTTACTTAGAGAAatggaaataaagaaaattaatagttctttaaatgaaaatatgcgCAGAGGAGTAAATGCTTCAACCACTAGAGAAG ATTTATCGGAAATACTTCACAAACTTCAAGATTACAAACATCCCAAATTGTCGATCGGAATGTTTTTTGAATTTATGAAAGTTGCATACCAAGTCAGTGATAACTCTAAGAATATAACTACAATGTTCACGACGGACAATAAATTCGATTGGGATAAATTAGCGAAAATTGATATACATTTAGAAACGCCAAGTTATAATACAATTCATGAGAAATGCGTTGATAATGGTGTTACAAGTGAAAAGAAAAATCTTGTACCAGAGTCGTTGCTTGAAACATATAATATGAATCTTCAAAATTCTACGTACTCTGTTACATCTTCAAACACGGAGATCGACCATCAACAGACATCTAGCTACGATAAAAATTTAATGGTCGATactgaaaattgtaataaagttaCAGAAACATTATCATGTTTGGACGAATCGCAGGTTACTAGATCTACAGATGCAACGGAGAATCTTTTAATAAATCTCATGAAAACAAATTTGAGCGATATATTGCACGAAGGTTTATTAGATTCTGTGTTACCGTACATGATTCCGAAGTCTACAGTATCGCAacctattattaaaaaaacaattataaatagtGAAATTAAGAAATGTAATTCAGTAAGCAATAATATTGATACAAAAGTGGCCACAAGCCTAACGcataaagaaaaggaaaaagataaaagcaaaataaataaaagatcaatGGA AAATGAAGTGGAAATTCATGTTTGCgatgaagaaaaaaatattaaaaagaattttcattgtcCACAAAAACTTCTTATTCAAAAAATGCGTTATTTTGCTGATGTTACGGCTGGGCAGAAATTAGAAGAGATCGACATATCTGTACATTGTGATATTGTAATATTCGATTGGCTAATGAGGTGGGTAAAGAAAGATACAATGAAGAAATCCGAATGGCCAATTTTGGAACCAAGTAATGTCATTCCGATAATGGTCTCTGCATCCTTCTTACAAATGGAACCACTTTTGGAGAATTGCTTGCAGTATTGTCACGATAACATGTCCGACATATTGAAAACATCAACAATTTTAACTTGTTTAGACGACAATCTTCTTACAAG attGGTAGAAAAGTTTACGAACGAAGATGTGGAAGGATTAAAAGACAAGAAAGATAAAATTCAGAGTAAATTATTCTGCAAATTGATCATATCGCTAGCAGCAGTAATGCCGGACAACAGAAAAGGACATTATAGTTCTTTAGCTACGTTATTTAAATGTAGTAAATGTGGGAAAAGTATTATCCAATCTGTTTCTAATCATGTACCATGTATCGCAAGTGCAATGGTAATCGATAATCACGGAAATATACATAGTAAACACATACG AGATTTGTCGTGGAGTTTGAACGATTATATCATTAATCTTCGAACCGAGTTACGTTCCTGGCGTAAAGTTTATTGGAGATTATGGGGTGActgtcattttttattttgtacacaATGCAACGTGTACTTTCCAATTCATCAAATTGATTGGTGCTGTTGCCACGCAGAACCTCCACAGTTTTTTATTAATGAACAGCAAAGACCCATGCCGTTCCCCTTAGGAAGATACCCGTGTTGTAGTCAACGAGCATACAGATTTGAAGTATTGCCAAATCGTGAAGGTTGTAGGTACAGG GAACATATTCCAGACGTACGCGCACAGAaggatataaatatattgaacattttctctGTACACAGAGAAGTAATAGCGATGGAACCACCACAACTATTTTTTCCAGAAAAAATTACAAGATTAGTGACTCGTGATGTGTCTCTTCAATCTGGAAAACTGACGTGTCAAAATGTGATGTGGTGGGTTGGTTTAGAACTTGCTCCGCAACGACCAAGATTTGGACTTTTAG GAAAAATATGGAGTGGAACAGGACTTCGACGGTTATCTCAAGCACAGGATGCACAGAAGACGTCACTAAGAAATTATCGACAAGTTTCTCTTACAACTGATGTTTTATCCCTTACGTCTTCAGTCACTGACAGCGAAGAAGACGATGTGATTACTATTGATGAAGATTATAGTATCGACGAAGAGTCGTATAACAGTGAAGAATCACATTCATGGTCCACCTTAagatcaaaaaataaaaataaaaagaagccAAAGAATCAAATTCT GAACCATGGACGATCTTGGAATAATGATTTAAGCGTGAGACATAATCAAGATAATCAGAGAGAGTTCGAAGAAAAAGCTAGTACGCAAATGGTAGCACTATTAACGAAAAGGGTATCCGCAGACTCtcctttattattaaaatcattgagTAAACACAGTCGTAAGAGAACTAAATTGAATG gtGGAACTTATACAAAACTGGAAGCAGAGTTTCGCGACCAATTAAATCAGTgttacaaaaacaaaaatatggCAGGAAAATACTTTTTACGTATGAAAtcaactaaattataa